GAAGGAGACCGCAACGACGACACATTGACCATTTTCACGCGGTTTGTTACCTCGCTTGTGCAGCTTGTTGTGCTAGGAGCACTGGCTTTGCCTGGTGTGATTCTTTTCTCCCCCGTTTTTATTGCTACGAAGGTAATtagcgagaaaaaaaggcGCGAGGCTCTGGCAGCCTCCACCGTGAAGATAATGGCGCGAGACGTTATCGCTACATGGAAAATCTTGGTCAGTATTGGGTTTGCCCCGTTACTGTACATCTTCTACTCCGTCTTGGGAACGATGCTGATGAGAAAATACTATGTTCTCTCAGACAGGTCTGCATTCACTATATTCTGTTCCATCTACTTATTCTCGGCCATGATCACGTATTCGGCCCTAATTTTCGGCGACAAGGGTATGGACCTTCTGAAATCAATTAGACCATTGTGGCTTGCGCTGGTCAATAAGGAAGGGCTCACTCAATTGCGTGAGACGCGAAGACAACTTTCAATGGAAATCACAGAGGTAATTAACGAGTACGGCCCTCAACTGTTCCCAGACTTCAATTTATATGACTATgagaagaagctcgagCTTAAGAGACTGAGGCGGCAGGAAAGAAAAAAGCTGCAGCTCGAGCAACTAGAGAACATGGACTCTGAGGACGAGTACGAAGAAGCCAAGACGCAGAGACtaagaaaaagaagagctgcAAAGAGACAGGAAAGAGAACAGTCGGGCATATATGCCCAAGCCAACGAGTCGTTGAAGGCCAAACTGACATCCTCTGTCCCTATCATTTCCAACGATAATGACAACAACTCCTCTGTGGGGCTCTCTTCTTCGAGTGAGACAGACTTcgcttcttctggatcggAATATGAACCTGATAACGACTCTGCCAGTGCGTCCAAAATCGGCCTCGTTAGAGACACGATGATCCGCGAAAACAGAGAACGAAACGAGAAGAACGAGGAGTGAGCGCAGCTCACTTTTAAATTCTCTGTATAATAATCAGAACGAACTCCAATCCCAGTCAGCAGGCATCGGATTTTGATTGTTTGCTATTGTTTCCCTTCTTGTAGTGTTGACTTTGCCGTTTGTGTTTCTATTGGAGTCCAGATCCAAGTTTTTTGTGGTGTGCTCTTTCAAATAAACCTCGTATTTTTGCGCACAATTTTGACAGACTTTGcaaagatattttttgtcTTTGGTATCCAGATGATCTTCGGAGCTACCGAATAGGGTGAAATGCGCATTGTCATCTAGATAGACAAAGTTCTTCAAGCAGTCGTTGCAAAAAATTTCACCACAGTAGCGGCAATGGTGTTTTCTGCGGCTGTCTGTCATGAAATGGAAAATCCTGTTGCATTTGGCACAACTGAACCGGCTATTATTGGGTTTCCAATGCCGCCGTGTAGGCCCTTCTATCTGTGCTGGCTTTCCACCATAGCCTCTGACAAAGCCCCCAAAATAGTCTGTGATAGATGTGAGCGATCTGagcgatgatgaagaaagagCCGATTTCAATATAGGGCGTTCGGGTGGTTTGTAGACATCGAATGTTTCACTTCCCGCGGTTGTTTGGCCTACGCTGTCTGAGCGCAAGACAGCAGGCGTATACAATGGGCGTCGCTGGTCGTTGATTTGTTTGATAAAGATGTTGGGTGAGTCCCGAAATGGCGATTTCGttcgaggaggaggtgaTTCGCTTAGCGATTTTTGGTCAATATATAAAGTCATCGGCTTGCCGGGAATGGCTTGAGCCACAGGGGTATTGTTTTTATGTTCTGGCAATGGATCAGAAGGAGGTATGAGTGATGGAGCGGGAGGCACTGCCTGTGGTTCTGGCGGCTGCGGCTGGTAGGACTCTGATGATTGCTCCTTAGGCTCGCTCTTGGTCAAACATTGCTGCTCTTCGTTGGGTAGCGACGCCGTCGCCATGTCGAGAATCGGCTGCATGGTCGGCCCTGCGGCTTGGAAACTGGGCTTATCTCCCACACTCTCAGTATTGGTAGGACTTTGCAAATCTTGTACTCCATCTTGGGCTGCTGTGTAGTTTGCGCTGTTCATAGGCTGCAGGTTTAGACTGCCCGTTGTTCTATGCGAGGCCATGTCAAACAGATGTGTAATTTCAAGGCGATTGGTTTGTCGAGGACAAGAGTAATAAATCAACAATTATCTCGCGGATTTGTTATTTTGCCTTTTTGTATTAATatttgtgatttttttcgagtttAAATTTTAACACGTACAAAAGCATCAGTGAACAATTCGACAATTGAAGTGGATTGCTGAAATATCTTGAAACAAGCCAGATATTTGCGCCTACCGGAACTCGTCCATTGGCCCACATCACAATTGTACCTGAAATGGTCTCACTTATAGATAATGAGGGATACCTTAGGGTTGACCCTACACTGCTCAAGCTCGTGAAACTGCTTCTGTTGACACTGATTTTcgtgtctgtgtcgtttGCAGCCGTGTCCTCACGGCTTTTTTCGGTGATCCGCTTTGAATCGATTATCCACGAATTCGATCCATGGTTCAATTTCCGTGCCACTAAACATCTTGTCAACACGTCCTTTTATGAGTTTTTGAACTGGTTCGACGATAAGACATGGTATCCGCTAGGAAGAGTCACTGGAGGAACACTCTATCCCGGTCTGATGGTGACTTCCTCCGTCATCTACCATATCCTGAAGTTTGTGGGTCTGCCAGTCGACATCAGAAATATCTGTGTTCTCCTGGCTCCAGCATTCAGCTCCATCACCTCCTTGGCAATGTACCTTCTAACGTTGGAAGTCacctcaacaacaccaACACTCAAGCACAAGAAGACTGCTGCACTACTTAGCGCGTTCTTGATGGGGATTACTCCAGGATACATTTCCAGATCTGTGGCCGGCTCTTACGATAACGAGGCCATTGCCATCACGCTGCTACTCGTGACATTTTTCCTGTGGGTGAAGTCGGTCAACACGGGGTCTATTTTCTACGGTGCTTTGACGGCTATGTTCTACTTCTACATGGTCAGTGCTTGGGGTGGCTATGTTTTTATCACCAACATCATTCCATTGCACGTGTTTATTCTGCTTTTGATGGGCCGTTTTGACTACAAAATTTACACCTCGTACTGTACCTGGTATGCCCTGGGAACGCTGATGTCGATGCAGATTCCGTTTGTTGGCTTCTTGCCGATCAGATCCAACGACCACATGGCTGCCTTTGGTGTGTTTGGGCTTCTGCAATTGGTGCTTCTTGTTAGCTACTTGAAAGACACTCTGTCCCCAACAAAGTTTGTTAGATTGATGTTTGCTTTCAGTGCTGTGGTGGCCATTGTTGGCATCTCTGGTCTTGTACTGGCTACCAAAATGGGATGGATCGCCCCATGGACCGGGAGATTTTACTCTCTTTGGGACACCAACTATGCCAAGGTGCACATCCCGATCATTGCCTCTGTCTCTGAGCACCAGCCTACTCCATGGTCCTCGtttttctttgatctcAACTTCATGATATGGCTTTTCCCCGTCGGTGTCTATTTCTGCTTCCAGGAGCTCTCCAACCCTGCTGTTTTTGTTATTGTGTATTCGGTTCTGGGTTCCTACTTTGCTGGCGTCATGGTCAGATTGATGCTGACCCTCGCTCCAATTGTCTGTGTGTGTGCAGGTATCACATTGGGAAGACTGTTCAACATTTATCTGGACGTCAAAGAAGAGCtgtcgagctggtggaacAACAAAAAGTCGCAGGACTCTCTGTTCACGCTGTTGTCCAAAATGGTTGTCAGCGCCACTTTCGTCTTCTACCTCGTTTTCTACGTCCAACATTGTACCTGGGTGACGTCGAATGCATACTCGTCTCCATCGGTTGTTCTTGCCTCGAGAAACCCTGATGGTTCTCAGCTGCTTATTGACGATTATCGGGAGGCGTACTACTGGTTGCGTATGAACACTCCAGAGGATGCCAAAGTGATGGCCTGGTGGGATTACGGATACCAGATTGGTGGAATGGCTGACAGAACCACTTTTGTCGACAACAACACGTGGAACAACACCCACATCGCCACTGTTGGCCGTGCCATGGCCACCTCGGAGGACAAGGCAGAGGTGATTATGAGACAGCTCGACGTGGACTATGTTCTTGTGATTTTCGGTGGACTG
This portion of the Ogataea parapolymorpha DL-1 chromosome IV, whole genome shotgun sequence genome encodes:
- a CDS encoding Phosphatidylinositol-3-phosphate-binding protein 2, with the protein product MASHRTTGSLNLQPMNSANYTAAQDGVQDLQSPTNTESVGDKPSFQAAGPTMQPILDMATASLPNEEQQCLTKSEPKEQSSESYQPQPPEPQAVPPAPSLIPPSDPLPEHKNNTPVAQAIPGKPMTLYIDQKSLSESPPPRTKSPFRDSPNIFIKQINDQRRPLYTPAVLRSDSVGQTTAGSETFDVYKPPERPILKSALSSSSLRSLTSITDYFGGFVRGYGGKPAQIEGPTRRHWKPNNSRFSCAKCNRIFHFMTDSRRKHHCRYCGEIFCNDCLKNFVYLDDNAHFTLFGSSEDHLDTKDKKYLCKVCQNCAQKYEVYLKEHTTKNLDLDSNRNTNGKVNTTRRETIANNQNPMPADWDWSSF
- a CDS encoding Dolichyl-diphosphooligosaccharide--protein glycosyltransferase subunit STT3; the encoded protein is MVSLIDNEGYLRVDPTLLKLVKLLLLTLIFVSVSFAAVSSRLFSVIRFESIIHEFDPWFNFRATKHLVNTSFYEFLNWFDDKTWYPLGRVTGGTLYPGLMVTSSVIYHILKFVGLPVDIRNICVLLAPAFSSITSLAMYLLTLEVTSTTPTLKHKKTAALLSAFLMGITPGYISRSVAGSYDNEAIAITLLLVTFFLWVKSVNTGSIFYGALTAMFYFYMVSAWGGYVFITNIIPLHVFILLLMGRFDYKIYTSYCTWYALGTLMSMQIPFVGFLPIRSNDHMAAFGVFGLLQLVLLVSYLKDTLSPTKFVRLMFAFSAVVAIVGISGLVLATKMGWIAPWTGRFYSLWDTNYAKVHIPIIASVSEHQPTPWSSFFFDLNFMIWLFPVGVYFCFQELSNPAVFVIVYSVLGSYFAGVMVRLMLTLAPIVCVCAGITLGRLFNIYLDVKEELSSWWNNKKSQDSLFTLLSKMVVSATFVFYLVFYVQHCTWVTSNAYSSPSVVLASRNPDGSQLLIDDYREAYYWLRMNTPEDAKVMAWWDYGYQIGGMADRTTFVDNNTWNNTHIATVGRAMATSEDKAEVIMRQLDVDYVLVIFGGLIGYSGDDINKFLWMVRIAEGIWPEEISERNYFTDRGAYRVDDLATDAMKNSLMYKLSFYRFGDAYNGLDPVDRVRQQKLSSSYAKSITLDVMEEAFTSENWIVRIYKLKNRDNFGRDLIDIGKKDRKQQSKRTKRMLSRKKPTLELRV